One genomic region from Drosophila subpulchrella strain 33 F10 #4 breed RU33 chromosome 2R, RU_Dsub_v1.1 Primary Assembly, whole genome shotgun sequence encodes:
- the LOC119551650 gene encoding uncharacterized protein LOC119551650, with protein sequence MQVEASYPKYAGRVPPLDLSQVNAGQDLWGSNGSSTPSTRRHLHHPYQMLDKCRGGVTLISASSNSSSDDNNNRLMGGDDGATSLLHPMGSDGLPLDPRDWTRADVWKWLINMAVSEGLEVTAELPQKFPMNGKALCLMSLDMYLCRVPVGGKMLYRDFRVRLARAMALLS encoded by the coding sequence ATGCAAGTGGAAGCCAGCTACCCGAAATACGCCGGACGTGTGCCACCGCTGGACCTCTCGCAGGTGAACGCTGGCCAGGATCTGTGGGGCAGCAACGGGTCGAGCACCCCGTCCACCAGACGCCACCTGCACCATCCCTACCAAATGCTGGACAAGTGTCGCGGCGGAGTCACCCTGATCAGTGCCTCCTCGAACTCCTCCTCCGACGACAACAACAATCGACTGATGGGCGGCGATGATGGAGCCACAAGTCTGCTGCATCCCATGGGCTCCGACGGCCTGCCCCTGGATCCGCGGGACTGGACGCGAGCGGACGTGTGGAAGTGGCTCATCAACATGGCGGTGTCCGAGGGACTGGAGGTCACGGCCGAGCTGCCCCAGAAGTTCCCGATGAACGGGAAGGCCCTGTGCCTGATGAGCCTCGATATGTACCTGTGCCGAGTTCCGGTGGGCGGCAAGATGCTCTACCGGGACTTCCGGGTGCGACTGGCCCGGGCAATGGCCCTGCTCTCCTAG